A window from Thiomonas sp. FB-Cd encodes these proteins:
- a CDS encoding c-type cytochrome has product MNKLLLCTFLALFAAQAWAAPDMLALAKQKNCLGCHAVDAKIVGPAYKAVAEKYAGKPGAEQMLVKAVLHGHVGTWGQVPMPANTDVTPAQAKQLVEWILSLK; this is encoded by the coding sequence ATGAACAAACTTCTTTTGTGCACATTCCTGGCCCTGTTCGCAGCCCAAGCCTGGGCCGCCCCTGACATGTTGGCTCTGGCCAAGCAGAAGAACTGCCTGGGCTGCCATGCAGTGGACGCCAAGATCGTTGGCCCCGCCTACAAGGCCGTGGCCGAGAAATACGCTGGCAAGCCCGGTGCCGAGCAAATGCTGGTCAAGGCCGTGTTGCATGGCCATGTCGGCACCTGGGGTCAGGTGCCGATGCCGGCCAACACCGATGTCACCCCGGCGCAGGCCAAGCAGTTGGTCGAGTGGATTTTGAGTCTGAAGTAA
- a CDS encoding metalloregulator ArsR/SmtB family transcription factor, translating to MRYQLPFARNMGSNTGLRGQASRKPLGTREDDVTAVFEAAAELFAALSSPMRLSIVCHLRGQDMNVQQIANRIGSSQPNTSLHLRQLHQIGIVDRSRSGQSVTYRIRNTFVADLCKIVCPGH from the coding sequence ATGCGCTACCAACTTCCTTTTGCCCGCAACATGGGCAGCAACACGGGTTTGCGCGGACAAGCCTCCCGCAAGCCTCTCGGCACGCGGGAGGATGACGTCACTGCGGTCTTCGAGGCCGCTGCCGAATTGTTCGCTGCCCTGTCATCCCCGATGCGATTGAGCATCGTCTGCCACCTGCGCGGGCAGGACATGAACGTGCAGCAGATTGCCAACCGGATCGGCAGCAGCCAGCCCAACACGTCCCTGCATTTGCGCCAACTGCACCAGATCGGCATTGTGGATCGGTCGAGGAGCGGTCAGTCGGTGACGTACCGCATCCGCAACACCTTCGTGGCCGATCTGTGCAAGATCGTTTGCCCAGGCCATTGA
- a CDS encoding nitroreductase family protein, translating into MAEKWNAASLSAAAPTPNAQAKTPATAHAPVGGTSASAMLTLARRKNCLTCHTADHKVVGPAYEAVAEKYAGKPGAEQMLVNAVLHGHVGTWGQVPMPAEPGTNSIELPSAYFDFPMSNAMTLAEPIDYAELICELVRKRQQTSPKRLGEPGPDAGQVRELFTAAAQAPDHGLILPWRFVHVSDAGRQRLGEAFVQALLERDPDATAQQRSEARAKAARAPFLALAIARPHDDASPEIPPRERLVSLGCALQNMLLLAHAQGFGAGLVSGQAMESRALRDLFRLADNEQAVCFIAVGTVAKAKTSRVRPSPVDFVETL; encoded by the coding sequence ATGGCCGAAAAGTGGAACGCCGCCTCGCTCTCCGCGGCAGCGCCGACACCGAACGCCCAGGCCAAGACACCGGCCACCGCCCACGCACCTGTGGGCGGCACCAGCGCTTCGGCCATGCTGACCCTGGCCCGGCGGAAGAACTGCCTGACCTGCCATACCGCCGATCACAAGGTCGTCGGCCCCGCGTACGAGGCCGTGGCCGAGAAATACGCGGGCAAACCCGGTGCCGAGCAGATGCTGGTCAATGCGGTGCTGCACGGCCACGTCGGCACCTGGGGCCAGGTGCCGATGCCGGCCGAACCGGGTACCAACTCGATCGAGCTGCCCTCGGCATATTTTGACTTTCCTATGTCCAACGCCATGACTCTCGCGGAACCGATCGACTACGCCGAACTCATTTGCGAGCTCGTGCGCAAACGCCAGCAGACCTCACCCAAGCGGCTGGGCGAACCCGGCCCAGATGCCGGGCAGGTTCGCGAACTCTTCACCGCCGCTGCACAGGCGCCCGACCACGGTTTGATCCTGCCCTGGCGCTTCGTGCATGTCTCGGACGCCGGGCGCCAGCGGCTCGGCGAGGCGTTCGTGCAAGCCCTGCTCGAACGCGACCCCGACGCCACCGCGCAGCAACGCTCCGAGGCACGGGCCAAGGCTGCGCGCGCGCCCTTCCTGGCGCTGGCCATCGCCCGCCCGCACGACGATGCCAGCCCCGAGATCCCGCCGCGCGAGCGCCTGGTCTCGCTCGGCTGTGCACTGCAAAACATGCTGCTGCTGGCGCACGCCCAGGGCTTCGGCGCCGGGCTGGTCAGCGGGCAGGCGATGGAGTCGAGAGCCTTGCGCGACTTGTTCAGGCTTGCCGACAACGAACAAGCGGTTTGCTTCATCGCTGTCGGCACGGTGGCCAAAGCCAAGACCAGCCGGGTGCGCCCGTCGCCTGTCGATTTCGTCGAGACGTTGTGA
- a CDS encoding helix-turn-helix transcriptional regulator, with product MTHAPQIFANTLATTDQAQEGDALEAVFQEAAELFAALACPTRLQIVCQLRHGDQTVHGLVDCIDSSQPNISGHLRLLRQAGIVRRERSGRQVTYRLSSTLADALCAAVCIVN from the coding sequence GTGACGCACGCCCCGCAGATTTTTGCCAACACCCTCGCGACGACCGACCAGGCCCAAGAAGGTGACGCACTGGAGGCGGTGTTCCAGGAGGCCGCCGAACTCTTCGCAGCCCTCGCTTGCCCGACGCGGTTGCAGATCGTCTGCCAGTTGCGCCACGGCGACCAGACCGTGCATGGACTGGTTGACTGCATTGACAGTTCCCAACCCAATATCTCGGGCCATCTGCGCCTGCTCAGACAGGCCGGCATCGTGCGCCGCGAGCGTAGCGGGCGACAGGTCACGTACCGCCTGAGCAGCACACTGGCCGACGCCTTGTGCGCAGCAGTCTGCATCGTCAACTGA
- the moaA gene encoding GTP 3',8-cyclase MoaA: MSERTIPIVDHRYASSVPAVPAHSHAPGALLADKLGRPLHDLRISITDRCNFRCTYCMPKEAFDAHYEFLRHADLLRFEEIERLARVFVSLGVRKLRITGGEPLLRKGVEDLVAMLAAIRTPDGEPVELTMTTNASILARKAEALARAGLHRVTVSLDAIDDAVFRRMNDMDFPLQTVLEGIAAAQAAGLRPVKVNMVVQRGVNDDQILPMIEHFRGSGVVLRFIEFMDVGNTNGWRMDQVLPSAELLARIAQRHPLHALDPTVLGETAERWLLDDGSLEIGAISSVTQAFCHDCNRARLSMEGKLYLCLFASHGHDLRALLRGDAQQGIQQASDADLQAALAQVWSRRDDRYSELRGFDGAGLLQAVRKPEMFAIGG; the protein is encoded by the coding sequence ATGTCCGAGCGAACCATTCCCATCGTCGATCACCGCTACGCCTCCAGCGTGCCGGCCGTTCCCGCGCACTCCCACGCGCCCGGTGCGCTGCTGGCCGACAAGTTGGGCCGGCCGCTGCACGATCTGCGCATCTCCATCACCGATCGCTGCAATTTCCGCTGCACCTATTGCATGCCGAAAGAGGCGTTCGACGCGCATTACGAATTCCTGCGCCACGCCGATCTGCTGCGCTTCGAGGAAATCGAGCGCCTGGCGCGCGTGTTCGTCAGCTTGGGCGTGCGCAAACTGCGCATCACCGGCGGTGAGCCGCTGCTGCGCAAGGGCGTGGAGGACCTGGTGGCCATGCTCGCCGCCATCCGCACGCCGGACGGCGAGCCGGTGGAACTGACCATGACCACCAACGCCTCCATCCTCGCGCGCAAGGCCGAAGCACTGGCGCGGGCCGGTTTGCACCGCGTGACCGTGAGCCTGGACGCCATTGACGACGCCGTCTTCCGCCGCATGAACGATATGGACTTCCCGCTGCAAACCGTGCTGGAAGGCATCGCCGCGGCGCAGGCCGCCGGACTGCGTCCGGTGAAGGTGAACATGGTGGTGCAGCGCGGTGTGAACGACGACCAGATTCTGCCCATGATCGAGCATTTCCGCGGCAGCGGCGTGGTGCTGCGCTTCATCGAATTCATGGACGTGGGCAACACCAACGGCTGGCGCATGGATCAGGTCCTGCCCTCGGCCGAGTTGCTGGCGCGCATTGCCCAGCGCCACCCGCTGCACGCGCTCGACCCCACCGTGCTGGGCGAAACCGCCGAGCGCTGGCTGCTGGACGACGGCAGCCTTGAAATTGGCGCCATCTCCAGCGTCACCCAGGCCTTTTGCCACGACTGCAACCGCGCCCGCTTGTCGATGGAAGGCAAGCTCTACCTTTGCCTCTTCGCCAGCCACGGCCACGACCTGCGCGCCCTGCTGCGCGGCGACGCGCAGCAGGGCATACAACAGGCGAGCGACGCCGACTTGCAGGCCGCCCTCGCCCAGGTCTGGAGCCGGCGTGACGATCGCTATTCCGAGTTGCGCGGGTTTGATGGCGCAGGCTTGCTGCAGGCCGTGCGCAAGCCCGAGATGTTTGCCATCGGAGGGTGA
- the glp gene encoding gephyrin-like molybdotransferase Glp: MSASLTFPDLAAVVCCVGSYDPDALRVDQVQDIIACFVRSVRTAERVDIRAALGRVLAADVIAPFDVPSHDNAGMDGYALRGADLAAGGAAAPTVVGKGLAGHAYTGAVPSGACVRIMTGAVMPEGCDTVVPQEFVRLEGDVVHIPAGVLKPGDNARQRGEDLRAGQPALAVGKLLRPADIGLVASLGLPEVMVWRKLRVAFMSTGDELRSLGEPPAQGSVYDSNRYTLWAMLTRLGCDVLDLGVVRDDPALLEAALRQVCENADAVITSGGVSVGEADHLRAVMAKLGDVAFWRIAMRPGRPMAFGRIASGVHTAVLFGLPGNPVAVMVTFYAFVREALLRMMGASPKPQPLLPVRALHAIRKRPGRTEYQRAVLEAQADGGWGARTTGDQGSGILRSMSAAHGLLVLPHDQGGIDAGKMVDFLPFEGLV; encoded by the coding sequence ATGTCCGCAAGCCTGACGTTTCCTGATCTCGCCGCCGTCGTCTGTTGCGTCGGCAGCTACGACCCCGACGCCCTGCGCGTCGATCAGGTGCAGGACATCATCGCCTGTTTTGTACGCTCCGTGCGCACCGCCGAGCGCGTCGATATTCGCGCCGCGCTCGGGCGCGTGCTCGCCGCAGACGTCATCGCTCCGTTCGACGTGCCCTCGCACGACAACGCCGGCATGGACGGCTACGCGCTGCGCGGCGCCGATCTGGCGGCCGGCGGCGCGGCGGCGCCCACAGTTGTCGGCAAAGGTTTGGCCGGCCATGCCTACACCGGCGCCGTGCCGAGCGGCGCCTGCGTGCGCATCATGACCGGCGCCGTCATGCCCGAAGGCTGCGACACCGTCGTGCCGCAGGAATTCGTGCGCTTGGAAGGCGACGTCGTGCACATCCCTGCAGGCGTGCTCAAGCCAGGCGACAACGCCCGCCAGCGTGGTGAAGACCTGCGCGCCGGTCAACCCGCACTGGCTGTGGGCAAGCTGCTGCGCCCGGCCGATATCGGGCTGGTTGCATCGCTCGGCTTACCTGAAGTAATGGTGTGGCGCAAGCTGCGCGTGGCCTTCATGTCCACTGGGGATGAACTGCGCAGCCTGGGCGAGCCACCCGCGCAAGGCAGCGTGTACGACAGCAATCGCTACACCCTCTGGGCCATGCTCACGCGCCTGGGCTGCGACGTGCTCGACCTCGGCGTGGTGCGCGACGATCCCGCGCTGCTCGAAGCCGCGCTGCGCCAGGTTTGCGAAAACGCCGACGCCGTCATCACCTCCGGCGGTGTGTCGGTAGGCGAAGCCGACCATTTGCGCGCCGTCATGGCCAAACTCGGCGACGTAGCCTTCTGGCGCATCGCGATGCGCCCGGGACGTCCAATGGCTTTCGGCCGCATCGCCAGCGGGGTGCACACAGCGGTGCTGTTCGGCCTGCCGGGCAACCCGGTGGCGGTCATGGTGACCTTTTACGCCTTCGTGCGCGAGGCGCTGCTGCGCATGATGGGCGCTAGCCCCAAGCCGCAGCCACTGCTGCCGGTGCGCGCACTGCATGCGATCCGCAAGCGCCCGGGCCGCACCGAATACCAACGCGCCGTGCTCGAGGCCCAAGCGGACGGCGGCTGGGGAGCACGCACCACTGGCGATCAGGGCTCTGGCATCCTACGCTCGATGAGCGCGGCACACGGCCTGCTGGTGCTGCCCCACGACCAGGGTGGCATCGACGCCGGGAAGATGGTCGATTTCCTGCCGTTCGAAGGGCTGGTGTGA
- a CDS encoding Rrf2 family transcriptional regulator, protein MKPTHQEQLALEVMLALARARSGSTSVRDLGAALQMAPSTLKTLFERLMDAGLLRCKSAPDDCYGLARAPRWITAADIVLASQQGPGEAAHGRLIGARNRASLEATALRALETALNRCSLEFLQAITLQDLARGAPCCGKTRSHALQAVPRHRRFVASQPGART, encoded by the coding sequence ATGAAACCGACCCACCAGGAACAGCTTGCACTCGAGGTGATGTTGGCTCTGGCCAGGGCGCGCAGTGGGTCCACCAGCGTGCGGGATCTCGGAGCGGCGCTGCAGATGGCCCCGTCCACCCTGAAAACCTTGTTCGAGCGCTTGATGGACGCAGGACTGCTGCGCTGCAAGTCCGCCCCTGATGATTGTTATGGGCTGGCACGCGCGCCACGTTGGATCACCGCGGCGGATATCGTCCTGGCGAGCCAACAAGGGCCTGGTGAGGCCGCCCATGGCCGGCTGATCGGAGCGCGGAACCGGGCCAGCCTGGAGGCCACCGCCTTGCGGGCACTCGAGACGGCCTTGAATCGCTGCAGCCTGGAGTTTTTACAAGCGATCACGCTGCAGGATCTTGCTCGGGGTGCGCCATGTTGCGGGAAGACGCGTTCCCATGCGCTGCAGGCTGTGCCAAGGCATCGCCGCTTTGTCGCAAGCCAACCCGGAGCGCGAACGTGA
- a CDS encoding Crp/Fnr family transcriptional regulator: MSRQHESEGVRKGCAQCHQCAIRAQCIFKHWPLEELNAVAENIDDVQYGPRQVLYEPGKRGDHVYVIRTDLVTLACIEPDGQRRISRVAKRGDVIGLESLVTQPFLHRASSVKTVRVCRIPITRLQDKDAGRCDGGLDMMERWHRALQQADDWSCLYGGQRPVVPRMAQLILALTDPPWSETLLLPKLDDLAALLGVAMESASRALSQLRQRGWLVRLGHGRYAIERDALDAYVQVRKPLSARQRRAGIASGAKRPQAEAGSTPATQASSLPTVPHRRSGGQFVGMDHAPVQNRHLP; encoded by the coding sequence ATGAGCCGACAGCACGAGAGTGAGGGCGTACGCAAGGGTTGCGCCCAATGCCACCAATGCGCAATACGCGCACAGTGCATCTTCAAGCATTGGCCCCTGGAGGAGCTGAACGCTGTTGCCGAGAATATTGACGACGTGCAATACGGCCCACGGCAAGTACTCTACGAGCCTGGGAAGCGCGGCGACCATGTTTACGTGATCCGCACCGATCTCGTCACGCTGGCTTGCATCGAACCCGACGGCCAGCGCCGGATCTCCCGGGTCGCCAAACGCGGGGACGTGATCGGACTGGAGAGTCTGGTCACCCAGCCCTTTCTGCATCGGGCTTCGTCCGTCAAAACCGTGCGGGTCTGCCGCATCCCCATCACACGGCTCCAGGACAAGGACGCAGGGCGGTGCGATGGGGGTCTGGACATGATGGAGCGTTGGCATCGCGCCCTGCAGCAGGCGGACGACTGGTCCTGCCTCTACGGGGGGCAGCGCCCCGTTGTGCCCCGGATGGCGCAATTGATCTTGGCGCTGACGGATCCGCCGTGGAGCGAGACGCTGTTGCTGCCCAAGCTGGACGATCTGGCTGCCCTGCTCGGCGTGGCGATGGAGTCGGCCAGCAGAGCCTTGTCTCAACTCAGGCAGCGCGGTTGGCTTGTGCGGCTGGGGCACGGCCGCTACGCCATCGAACGCGATGCGCTGGATGCCTATGTGCAGGTCCGAAAGCCGCTTTCGGCCCGGCAGCGCCGCGCGGGTATTGCGTCTGGCGCCAAGAGGCCGCAAGCTGAAGCGGGCTCTACTCCGGCCACGCAGGCATCATCCCTGCCCACCGTTCCTCACCGCCGGTCCGGCGGTCAATTTGTCGGCATGGATCATGCACCCGTGCAGAACCGGCATCTGCCTTGA
- the moaD gene encoding molybdopterin converting factor subunit 1, which produces MNITVRYFAHVRECLGTGREDHELPEQIRTLGEMRAWLMTRSERHAEALDSARPLRMACNQTMGDTQTELQAGCEVAFFPPVTGG; this is translated from the coding sequence ATGAACATCACGGTTCGATACTTTGCCCATGTGCGCGAGTGCCTCGGCACGGGCCGGGAAGACCATGAACTGCCGGAGCAGATTCGCACCCTGGGTGAGATGCGCGCCTGGCTGATGACACGCAGTGAGCGCCACGCAGAGGCGCTGGATTCCGCGCGGCCCTTGCGCATGGCCTGCAACCAGACGATGGGGGATACTCAGACCGAGCTGCAGGCCGGATGCGAAGTGGCATTTTTCCCGCCGGTCACCGGGGGGTGA
- a CDS encoding molybdenum cofactor biosynthesis protein MoaE — translation MNTLRIQSEVFDAGAELRALRETRRDIGAVVCFEGVCRDSHPEQGAASADVQAMELEHYPGMTEQSIAAMVAEAQSRWSLLGVTVIHRVGRLLPGDPIVLVLVASVHRAAAFCAGEFLMDYVKTQAPFWKKETTTLGPAWVDARESDDTALQRWGIDARNASTGHRANAQNIEQGAAPGSRHE, via the coding sequence GTGAACACCCTTCGCATCCAGTCTGAAGTCTTCGATGCCGGCGCTGAGCTGCGCGCATTGCGCGAGACCCGACGCGACATCGGCGCGGTGGTCTGCTTCGAGGGCGTGTGCCGCGACAGTCATCCGGAACAGGGTGCAGCGTCGGCCGACGTGCAGGCGATGGAACTCGAGCACTATCCGGGAATGACCGAGCAATCCATCGCGGCGATGGTGGCCGAGGCGCAAAGCCGCTGGTCCTTGCTCGGCGTCACCGTGATCCATCGCGTCGGCCGTTTGTTGCCTGGGGACCCGATCGTCCTCGTGCTGGTGGCCAGCGTGCATCGCGCTGCGGCATTTTGCGCCGGGGAATTCTTGATGGACTATGTCAAAACGCAAGCCCCGTTCTGGAAAAAGGAAACCACAACGCTGGGCCCGGCTTGGGTCGATGCCCGCGAAAGCGATGACACGGCACTGCAACGCTGGGGGATCGACGCGCGGAATGCATCGACAGGTCACCGTGCCAATGCGCAAAATATCGAGCAGGGCGCAGCGCCTGGATCACGACATGAGTGA
- a CDS encoding MBL fold metallo-hydrolase: MSIELYKDPNHACVMFTDLVPEEAEAVQANQFLIVDHGEGVILDPGGNMTYNELSLAMRKTIAPHKLDYILASHADPDIIASLDRWMTSTQAKLVISRLWARFAPHFCKLGKTDDRVIAVPDEGGRLRFGRTELWLLPAHFMHAEGNFQFYDPVSKILFSGDLGVSLVSGEKASHFLESLTPMPPGMEAFHRRYMVSNKILKLWVRMVRELDIGMIVPQHGAPMKGAAIVQLLDWLDELACGIDLMSAAHYQIPKLELSPLIRLGS; encoded by the coding sequence ATGTCCATCGAACTCTACAAAGATCCGAACCACGCCTGCGTGATGTTCACCGACCTCGTGCCCGAAGAGGCCGAGGCGGTGCAGGCCAACCAGTTCCTGATCGTCGACCATGGTGAGGGCGTCATTCTCGACCCCGGCGGCAACATGACGTACAACGAGCTGAGCCTGGCCATGCGCAAGACCATCGCGCCGCACAAGCTCGACTACATCCTGGCCTCGCACGCCGACCCCGACATCATCGCCTCGCTGGACCGCTGGATGACCTCGACCCAGGCCAAGCTGGTCATCTCCAGGCTGTGGGCGCGCTTCGCGCCGCATTTCTGCAAGCTCGGCAAGACGGACGACCGCGTCATCGCCGTTCCCGACGAGGGCGGACGGCTGCGCTTCGGTCGTACCGAACTCTGGCTGCTGCCAGCGCATTTCATGCATGCCGAAGGCAATTTCCAGTTCTACGATCCGGTGAGCAAGATCCTATTCTCGGGCGACCTGGGCGTATCGCTCGTCAGCGGGGAGAAAGCTTCGCACTTCCTGGAAAGTCTGACCCCCATGCCGCCGGGCATGGAAGCCTTCCACCGCCGCTATATGGTGAGCAACAAGATTCTGAAGCTGTGGGTGCGTATGGTGCGCGAACTCGACATCGGCATGATCGTGCCGCAGCACGGCGCGCCGATGAAGGGAGCCGCGATCGTCCAGTTGCTGGACTGGCTGGACGAACTGGCTTGCGGCATCGACCTGATGAGTGCCGCTCACTACCAGATTCCTAAACTGGAATTGAGCCCCTTGATTCGTCTGGGTTCATAG
- a CDS encoding CZB domain-containing protein, which yields MQRLATQMLLKAAEDDHKNFVVKILAEADRSPSTMPTEDVSNHHQCAFGQWYDAQGKATFGDLAAFRAIEPIHAQLHTVARQILQSAQSNHRAEVIRLSTTLLDAQADVLEKLHILGSDIGRQTTTHSKQIAGEHA from the coding sequence ATGCAAAGGCTCGCCACGCAAATGCTGCTCAAGGCTGCGGAGGATGATCACAAAAACTTCGTTGTCAAGATTCTGGCCGAAGCCGATCGGAGCCCGTCCACCATGCCAACAGAGGACGTGTCCAATCATCACCAGTGTGCGTTTGGTCAATGGTATGACGCGCAAGGCAAGGCGACGTTCGGAGATCTCGCGGCCTTCCGCGCAATCGAGCCCATCCATGCCCAGCTCCATACCGTAGCGCGCCAGATCTTGCAATCGGCCCAAAGCAATCACCGCGCCGAGGTGATCCGATTGTCGACCACGCTGTTGGACGCTCAAGCAGACGTTCTGGAAAAGCTCCATATCCTGGGCAGCGACATTGGTCGTCAAACGACGACCCATTCCAAGCAGATTGCTGGTGAACATGCCTGA
- a CDS encoding cytochrome c5 family protein: MQASAAGEPATQVPSKSASTASVTIHVNASEKVLARGAALYKQVCSACHGPVASDRPWVDSKLTSLQQAIQFAQHSGAPKLGDAWSWQPHLAKGIDVLDEHAIHGYSGSAGVMPPRGGSHASDADVKAAVDFMLASLAPPQNRPSKNLTGKPEDRYKNNRVSR, translated from the coding sequence ATGCAGGCATCTGCGGCAGGGGAACCGGCGACCCAAGTCCCCTCCAAGTCGGCGAGTACAGCGTCGGTCACGATTCATGTCAACGCGAGCGAAAAGGTCCTTGCGCGCGGCGCGGCTTTGTACAAACAGGTGTGTAGCGCCTGCCACGGCCCCGTGGCGTCGGATCGGCCATGGGTCGATTCGAAATTGACGTCTTTGCAACAGGCCATCCAATTTGCCCAGCACTCCGGCGCTCCCAAGCTTGGGGACGCATGGAGTTGGCAACCGCATCTCGCCAAGGGTATCGATGTTCTTGATGAGCACGCCATCCACGGCTACTCCGGCAGTGCGGGCGTGATGCCGCCACGCGGCGGATCCCATGCCAGCGACGCCGATGTGAAGGCTGCCGTGGACTTCATGCTTGCGTCGTTGGCTCCGCCACAAAATCGACCCTCCAAGAATCTGACGGGCAAGCCAGAGGACAGGTACAAGAACAATCGTGTCTCGAGGTGA